The following are encoded together in the Streptomyces sp. NBC_00341 genome:
- a CDS encoding glycoside hydrolase family 18 protein, translated as MERSPVTSRRGRRTRQALGAAVAVVAAGALTVTGLVSTAQAADVNVAKNAGFESGLANWTCSGGSGATVSSPVHGGTSALKATPAGQDNAQCTQTVAVKPNSTYALSSWVQGGYAYLGVSGSGTTDVSTWTPGSSSWSQLSTSFKTGANTTSVTVYTHGWYGQSAYFVDDLSVSGPDGGGGTDPGPTIPAAPAGLAVGTTTASSVSLSWNAVSGATGYTVYKDGAKVTTTTGNSATVTGLTANTAYQFTVTATNAAGESVKSGSVSGRTAVGGGTDPGVPSTSVPKHAVTGYWQNFNNGATVQKLSDVPANYDIIAVSFADATTTPGAVTFNLDTAGLNGYTVDQFKADIKAKQAAGKNVIISVGGEKGSVSVNSDASATNFANSVYALIQEYGFNGVDIDLENGVNSTYMTKALRSLSQKAGSGLVITMAPQTIDMQSTAGEYFKTALGIKDILTVVNMQYYNSGSMLGCDGKVYSQGSVDFLTALACIQLEGGLDPSQVGLGVPASTSGAGSGYVAPSVVNAALDCLAKGTGCGSFKPSKTYPGVRGAMTWSTNWDAKSGNAWSNAVGPHVHGLP; from the coding sequence GTGGAACGTTCCCCCGTAACCAGCCGAAGAGGGCGTCGCACCCGTCAGGCGCTGGGCGCGGCCGTGGCCGTCGTCGCCGCCGGCGCCCTGACCGTCACCGGTCTCGTCAGCACCGCGCAGGCCGCCGACGTCAACGTGGCCAAGAACGCGGGCTTCGAGTCGGGCCTCGCCAACTGGACCTGTTCCGGCGGCTCCGGCGCCACCGTCTCGTCCCCCGTGCACGGCGGCACCTCCGCCCTCAAGGCCACCCCGGCCGGCCAGGACAACGCCCAGTGCACCCAGACCGTCGCGGTGAAGCCCAACTCGACCTACGCGCTCAGCTCCTGGGTCCAGGGCGGCTACGCCTACCTGGGCGTGAGCGGTAGCGGCACCACCGACGTGTCCACCTGGACGCCCGGCTCCAGCAGCTGGTCCCAGCTCTCGACCAGCTTCAAGACCGGGGCGAACACCACCTCGGTCACCGTGTACACACACGGCTGGTACGGCCAGTCCGCCTACTTCGTCGACGACCTCTCGGTGAGCGGCCCCGACGGCGGCGGCGGGACCGACCCCGGCCCGACGATCCCCGCCGCCCCGGCCGGTCTCGCGGTCGGCACGACCACGGCCTCCTCGGTCTCCCTGTCCTGGAACGCGGTGTCCGGCGCGACCGGCTACACCGTCTACAAGGACGGCGCGAAGGTCACCACCACCACCGGCAACTCGGCCACCGTCACCGGGCTCACGGCCAACACCGCGTACCAGTTCACGGTGACCGCCACCAACGCCGCCGGTGAGTCCGTCAAGTCCGGTTCGGTCAGCGGCCGTACGGCCGTCGGCGGCGGCACCGACCCGGGTGTCCCGTCCACCTCCGTGCCCAAGCACGCCGTCACCGGCTACTGGCAGAACTTCAACAACGGCGCCACCGTGCAGAAGCTCAGCGACGTTCCGGCGAACTACGACATCATCGCGGTCTCCTTCGCCGACGCCACGACCACGCCCGGTGCCGTCACCTTCAACCTGGACACCGCCGGGCTGAACGGCTACACCGTCGACCAGTTCAAGGCCGACATCAAGGCGAAGCAGGCGGCCGGGAAGAACGTCATCATCTCGGTCGGCGGCGAGAAGGGCTCGGTCTCGGTCAACAGCGACGCGTCCGCGACCAACTTCGCCAACTCCGTCTACGCGCTCATCCAGGAGTACGGCTTCAACGGTGTCGACATCGACCTGGAGAACGGCGTCAACTCCACGTACATGACGAAGGCGCTGCGCTCGCTGTCGCAGAAGGCGGGCTCCGGCCTCGTCATCACGATGGCGCCGCAGACCATCGACATGCAGTCGACCGCCGGTGAGTACTTCAAGACGGCACTCGGCATCAAGGACATCCTGACCGTCGTCAACATGCAGTACTACAACAGCGGTTCGATGCTCGGCTGCGACGGCAAGGTCTACTCGCAGGGTTCGGTGGACTTCCTCACCGCGCTCGCCTGCATCCAGCTGGAGGGCGGCCTCGACCCCTCGCAGGTCGGCCTCGGTGTCCCCGCCTCCACCAGTGGCGCGGGCAGCGGCTACGTCGCCCCCTCGGTCGTGAACGCGGCTCTGGACTGCCTGGCCAAGGGCACCGGCTGCGGCTCCTTCAAGCCGTCGAAGACCTACCCCGGTGTGCGCGGCGCGATGACCTGGTCGACCAACTGGGACGCCAAGTCGGGCAACGCCTGGTCCAACGCGGTCGGCCCGCACGTGCACGGCCTCCCGTAA